GTGCCCATCTTCACGCTGCTGCAGTTCTTCTTTTATGCAGGCTGGCTGAAGGTCAGAGCGAGTGAAACACAAAGTTTGTTCCGTTTTCGGAGCGACCCgtgacttcctttttttttctacctgttTGCCTGGCAGGTTGCAGAGCAGCTGATCAACCCCTTTGGAGAAGATGATGACGACTTTGAGACCAACTGGCTAATCGACAGAAACTTTcaggttaaaaataaacttttacgtTTTATGATTCCATATTTCCTCTGTTTTTAAATGGAGGATTATGAAACATGAAGCTTGATCGGGGAAATCTCTTCTAATTTGGGTCGTCCTTTAAGAGAGACATGCATTTAAACTGTTTCAGACACCTCTGAGTGTCACACGCCACCTCCAAGGACCATCTAAAGAAGCCCCACAGCGTGATACTCCTACCACCGTGTTTCTCAATAGGGCTTCTCTTTGAAATGCTCCCAGAATTGTTCTAGTCTGGCTGGGATGAACCACCCCAGTTCCTCATAGAGAGCCAGAGGAGATTTTGTAAAACATCAAGCCGCAAAGAAGCAATGATCCCCACAGAGATCCTGTTGGCTGCTTTCCCGTCTGTAGTTTTGGGAGTCCTACAGATTACAGATTTAACTCATTATATTTTGCACCAACTGCTGTGGAGGCTGCCACGAAAGACCTTGTTGCCTCAGAACGCTAAAGGGGGTTTCAGTCAGTTGGTTCATTCTTCAGCGTGGTCACACATTGGTTTGACGTCTTGCAGGTCTCCATGATGGCGGTTGATGAGATGTATGGAGATCTGCCGGTGATGGAGAGAGACCGGTACTGGAACGACTCCAATCCTCGGCCCCCGTACACGGCGGCCACGCTCTTCGGCCTCCGCAAACCCTCCTTCCAGGGCTCCACCTTCGACATGGCGTGAGTTCCCCAACTCCTGTCCTCTGAGTCCACTTTTTTCACGAATGAACGGTCAGAGATACACTACTCACAATGAGTCTGGGATAACTCAATGGACTAAACAGGgtttgtttcacttcactgaTTTTCAGGATACTGAGCtgattgtgtgtgattgtggtgaCAGACACGcctgattgtgtttttttacacacaaaagtCTCACTGTGTTCAGTCCGTCTGTCTTATTGgagccaaaaccaaaacattctaacaaaaaaaccttttcagggTTTCGTCAACACTCTGTGGGTCTAAAAAGCTGATTTAGTCAGTAAGTTGTTCCAGGTTTATCATTCTAACAGCCATGAACACAACGCCGCTGAAAAAACAAGCAGCGCCACCTGACCATAGCCCCTTCAGGTTggtagtaataataataataatcaattttatttgttaggtaaaaaaatgtacattaaaatatgcatttaaaatCATGCCAAGACTGTCAATTTATGGGGGAAATATGCAAGTTGGAAAAGGTGAGTTTTTGGCTTCTTGATGAATTGTGAGGGAGAGCCAATGTTTTGGAGGTCAGGGGGGAGTGAATTCCAGAGCCGGGCAGAGTAGCTGCAACCAGATGAAGGGAGAAGGAGGATCTGAGGGTACGGGTGGGTGTGGCCACATGAACAAGATCCTACAATGTTGTGGATGGATTTAAAAGTCAGGACAAGTATTGTGTATGTAATCTGGTGTGTGATCGGTAACcaatggagctgctgcagaacaggtgtgatgtgttggttggatggatggtgttTGAGCGATAATTCTGAGTCTCAGCTGAGTTTTTAACAAAGTGCAGTTTACGTAGAGTTTTTTGTGGTAAACCAAAAAGAACGAAATAGTAGAAGGGAGTAGTTGGCAGTCAGGTGTTGCAGGTGAACTCGGTgagtctcaaagtgtcatcGGCAAACTTGCATCGACACACAGAACTACTGTCAGAGTTTGTGACAATGGACAATGCAGCAACGGTCTACCgtcctgttcactgatgagtgtcTGGTGAATTGATGGTCGTCAGCGTTGTTGGAGAAGGCGAAGTGAGCGAAACGCTGAGtcaagatagatagatagatagatagatagatagatagatagatagatagatagatagatagatagatagatagatagatagatagatagatagatagatagatagatagatagatagatagatagatagatagatagatagatagatagatagatagatagatagatagatagatagatagataggacTGACGGACGGACGGAGAGACAGACACGTTTTTAGGGTTcactttggtggaggaggagcaacAGTCTGGACCGGCATCACCACTCAGAGGAAAACCAGTTTGGTTCTTGTCCAAACCTGAAATCTACAATAACTATAAATATTCAACTAATGAAATCATTATCAGCAACATCaaagaaaatgtcattaaaattcTGATCAAAACGGAAAAACGCTTGTATAAAAACAATATCCCAAAATTGTTGTGAGTAGTGTCAGTCATAAATTTTTTGATAGTTTATAGTTAAATGTTGTCAGTGAAAGCTCTActcccacccccaaccccccacccAGGATCCCTAAAGAGGAGATGCACTTCCAGCCTCTGGAGGACATCGCCGAGAACATGGAGGAGTGCGGCACGCGCCACCCCAACATCGCCCTGTTCAACCGCCTGCTCGGCGCTGCCCACTCGCCATCTGGTtttatgggcggggcttttcgCCGTACGTCGGCACAGCTTCAGAGGCTCCAGCACTCCCCCAGCATTGACCGCTGCATCAGCgatgacgaggaggaggaggaagaggaggacagcTGTAAAATGGGGAAGGCTGGCTCCTTGCCGTCCGGCCTGGGGCAGGACACCCAGAGTACACTGTGCAGCTTCAGGGATGACGGGGGTGGGAGAAcgcctctgctggaccttcacTTTGGGGTCGAGCAGGATCAGGGTGGGGAAAGTCCTCCTTCCAATGTGAAAAGGGAGCCGGAAGAGAAGGGCAGCAGAAAGATGAAGGGCGGACGCAGTAATGAGAAGGGACAGACGTGCACGGTGTCACCGCTGCCCCCCTCACCTCAGACAGCCCCCGCTACCTCCCGACCCACCTTTCTGCTCCACCTGGAGCACTGCAGGTCCCAGCCGTCCATCAGCAACCACGTCCTTGGGCCTGCAACCGCTGACCCCTCGTCAGCTGGAATCAAGATGTCCCTCCTTGCTGTGCCCTCCGAGGGCGAGCCGCAGCGTGCTCGCAGCGTGAGCATGGGGTCAGAGTTCACCGCGTCTTAGGTGGCCGCTGCCGATGTTCTCCCGGAAAAGCAGACGCAGCACTTACCTGGAAACAACTTTTTTAGTCCGACGCTTTGGGAAGTTTCCGCCGAAAACGTCCTCCTGTCTTAAAAACCGGAGGCTGAGACACAAACTTCATCTGTTTGAGGGTTCTTCGAGTGTGTTCAAGGCTGACGTTCACCGGTCCGTCTGCGGGGCGCCTCCATTGACCCAAAAGAATAGATCGTTCGTTAATCAATCAGTCAgaatatgtctatgaagactctcattcatcccggtggattccatcatagtagtaggtttaaaggtcgTCAtgtggacttggtttttaaagttgaagacgtttcacctcttatccaaaaggctttgtcaattctgaaatagctggtaaaagagctgggttatatgcgctcatgggggagatgtcaggggagggagtcactggctctccaacccccagctgaggacaaagaactcttaacgacccgaaaccatgtaggctaagtagACAATACTATCCAGTTTCAGGTGTGACTCCttccccatgagcgcatatataccagctcttaagAGGAAGAGCCGGAGAACTGGAAACAGGTCAAAATAAACTCTTcctttgtactttcaaaataaaaccttataTTTTATATTGACAATGACGCACGTTAGCACAGCAGATAACACCGGCGTCCATTTCCCTCACGGACGACGACAGTTTACTGTcggaaatgcaaaaaaaagaacaagatttATGACATTAAACATTTAACAAGGATTcagcgaggaagaggagggcgTGGGGGGAAACAGAACGGGGCAAACAACTCGACACGGGGTGGCGGGGCAAACCACTCCTCTGCAGTGACGTGTGGTggggttgatggctggtgaggcatcGACTCCTCTGgaggtttttaaaatgaaagaactgaatatttccccattcatccaacagcaggaaACAGCATAGAAGATACACACAAGATAATATTTGTCCaacagagaatatttcttttatagacgTGGACAGAACACTCCATCGTGTAATAATTATTCATATATAATGCAAGCAAATTAAATGTACAGATTTGATCAGCCCACATTTCCTTTTGATCCTCAGTAGCTATTTGtagtatttttccaacttcaaattctggagctttaatcagttttatcaaatgttgtctgtgaaaatgatcattaaaaaaattattttaggcCTAAATTGTAATTTTCAAATACTGTTTTCCCCCccacttactcccatgttattttaaaaaaacaaacattgaaaaacttgTTTGGCCTCACTGTTTGAGTCCGTGCGCTGATctttctccacaaaaagctctatgatcaaacctcagaaactgtggaaaacgtgtCGAGTCAACTGCAAATATATCTTCAACACGGATCAGtgcaaaataatatttacttagcccttgtgcta
The sequence above is a segment of the Oryzias latipes chromosome 1, ASM223467v1 genome. Coding sequences within it:
- the best2 gene encoding bestrophin-2, with translation MTVTYTARVANARFCGFSKLLLAWKGSIYKVLYKEFLAFFVLYAAISITYRFFLYEDQKRYFEKLAIYCNHYASLIPMSFVLGFYVTLIVNRWWNQYTSIPLPDRIMCVLSGGLQGNDERGRLLRRSMMRYASLSALLILRSVSTAVFKRFPTMDHVVEAGFMTREERKKFEGLHSPYNKYWIPCVWFTNLAAVARCEGRIRDDHALKLLLEELNAFRGKCSLLFHYDMVSVPLVYTQVVTLAVYSFFLVCLIGRQFLDPSQGYQGHDLDLYVPIFTLLQFFFYAGWLKVAEQLINPFGEDDDDFETNWLIDRNFQVSMMAVDEMYGDLPVMERDRYWNDSNPRPPYTAATLFGLRKPSFQGSTFDMAIPKEEMHFQPLEDIAENMEECGTRHPNIALFNRLLGAAHSPSGFMGGAFRRTSAQLQRLQHSPSIDRCISDDEEEEEEEDSCKMGKAGSLPSGLGQDTQSTLCSFRDDGGGRTPLLDLHFGVEQDQGGESPPSNVKREPEEKGSRKMKGGRSNEKGQTCTVSPLPPSPQTAPATSRPTFLLHLEHCRSQPSISNHVLGPATADPSSAGIKMSLLAVPSEGEPQRARSVSMGSEFTAS